From one Humulus lupulus chromosome 8, drHumLupu1.1, whole genome shotgun sequence genomic stretch:
- the LOC133797453 gene encoding ATP synthase subunit delta, chloroplastic-like, whose amino-acid sequence MDTLSSSVSTIKVPTFHSTASSRELCNFKSTSTLYTPNSLLFSTPKSISSTNSISTKPNSFNNPISPSPSRPSSPSYSAIHRKASAGYAAALLDIAQHNNSVDLVGKDVERLSKLLKNNRVRVVLSDPFLGEEEKGRLVKGLVKKGGFNRHLVRLVKMLVGKNKVGLLGEVLEEFDRVYDEVLGTQMVLVSSKSKMEEEHLSGIARRIQKLTGAVKVKVRNLIGVGYHHNWDSFAV is encoded by the coding sequence ATGGATACTCTGTCAAGTTCAGTTTCCACCATTAAAGTCCCTACCTTTCATTCCACTGCTTCTTCTCGGGAACTCTGTAATTTCAAGTCTACTTCTACTCTATACACTCCAAACTCCCTCCTCTTCTCCACCCCCAAGTCCATCTCCAGCACCAACTCAATCTCCACCAAGCCCAACTCTTTCAACAACCCCATTTCCCCATCCCCATCTCGGCCCTCCTCCCCATCTTACTCGGCGATTCACAGGAAAGCCTCCGCCGGTTACGCCGCGGCGCTGCTTGACATAGCACAACACAACAACTCGGTTGACTTGGTCGGGAAGGACGTGGAGAGATTGTCCAAGCTTCTAAAGAACAATCGGGTTCGGGTCGTTTTGTCCGACCCGTTTTTGGGTGAGGAAGAAAAGGGTCGATTGGTCAAGGGGTTAGTAAAGAAGGGAGGGTTTAATAGGCACTTGGTGCGTTTAGTAAAAATGTTGGTTGGGAAAAACAAGGTGGGTCTTTTAGGTGAAGTGTTGGAGGAGTTCGACAGGGTTTATGACGAGGTTTTGGGGACTCAAATGGTTTTGGTTTCGTCGAAAAGTAAAATGGAGGAAGAACACTTATCTGGGATTGCTCGAAGGATTCAGAAGCTTACTGGGGCTGTTAAGGTTAAGGTGAGGAATTTGATTGGTGTCGGTTATCATCACAATTGGGATTCGTTTGCTGTTTAA